GCACGCTGACCTTGGCGGCGATGGCCTTGGCGGTCTCGACCAGGTCGGGTTCGTACAGCGACTTGCCGACCGGGTGACCGGCGGCGGCGAGGAAGGTGTTGGCGATACCGCCACCGACGATCAGCTGATCGCACACAGTGCTCAGGCTGTTCAGCACGTCCAGTTTGGTGGAGACCTTGGAGCCGGCAACGATGGCGGCCATCGGCTTGGCCGGGGCTTTCAGGGCCTTGCCCAGGGCATCCAGTTCGGCAGCCAGCAGCGGGCCTGCGGTCGCGACCTTGGCGAACTTGGCAACACCGTGGGTGGAGCCCTCGGCGCGGTGGGCGGTGCCGAAGGCGTCCATGACGAACACGTCGCACAGGGCGGCGTACTTCTGCGCCAGCTCGTCGGCGTTCTTCTTCTCGCCCTTGTTGAAGCGCACGTTCTCGAACAGCACCAGGTCACCGGCCTTCACTTCGACGCCGTCGAGGTAATCGGCGACCAGCGGCACTTCGCGGCCCAGGGCCTTGCTCAGGTAAGCGGCGACCGGCTTCAGGCTGTTCTCTTCGGAGAACTCGCCTTCGGTCGGGCGGCCCAGGTGCGAGCAGACCATTACCGCCGCGCCCTTTTCCAGGGCCAGCTTGATGGTCGGCAGCGCTGCCAGGATACGCGCATCGCTGGTTACCACACCGTCCTTCACAGGCACGTTGAGGTCTTCGCGGATCAGTACGCGCTTACCTTGCAGGTCGAGGTCGGTCATCTTCAACACGGTCATGAATGCAGTCCTTCAGGGCTGTTTGGTGCGGGTTGGGTGGACGACGTGCAGGAAGTGCTCCGCAACGTCGAGCATACGGTTGGCGAACCCCCATTCGTTGTCGAACCAGGCCAGCAGGTTCACCAGGCGTGGGCCTGAGACGCGGGTCTGGCTGGCATCGACGATGGCCGAATGCGGGTCATGGTTGAAATCACAGCTGGCGTGGGGCAGCTCGGTGTAGGCCAGCAGGCCTTTCAGCGGGCCGTCCAGGGCGGCCTCGCGCAGCACCCGGTTGACCTCCTCGGTGCTGGTATCGCGGGAGGTCTGCAGGGTGATGTCCAGGCACGACACGTTGACAGTGGGCACGCGTACCGCTTTGGCCTGAATTCGCCCGGCAAGTTCCGGCAGCAGTCGCTCGATGCCGCGCGCCAGGCCAGTGGACACCGGGATCACCGACTGGAATGCCGAACGGGTGCGGCGCAAGTCTTCGTGGTGGTAGGCGTCGATCACCGGCTGGTCGTTCATCGCCGAGTGGATGGTGGTGATCTGCACGTACTCGATGCCGAAGGCCTGGTCCAGCACACGCAGCAGCGGCACGCCGCAGTTGGTGGTGCAGGAGGCGTTCGACACCAGCAGCTCATCGCCGGTCAGGCAATCCTGGTTCACGCCGTAGACCACCGTGGCATCGACGTCCGCCTCGCTGGCCATGGGCTGGGAGAACAGCACCCGGGGCGCGCCGGCGTCGATGAAACGCTGGCCGTCGGCCCGGCTGTTATAGGCACCGGAGCACTCCAGCACCAGGTCGATGCCCAGGGCCGCCCAATCGATGCCTTCGGGGGTGGCGCTGCGCAGCACTTTCACGCAGTCGCCATTGATATGCAGACAGTCGCCGTCGACCTTCACCTCGCCGGGGAAACGCCCGTGGGTGGAGTCGAAGCGCGTCAGGTATTCCAGGCTGGCCTGGTCGGCCAGGTCGTTCAGCGCGACGATCTCGAAACCGGCCTTCGCCCCTCGCTCAAACAGCGCGCGCAGGACACAGCGGCCGATGCGGCCGTAACCGTTGAGTGCAACTTTGTAGGGACGCGGGTGGGGCATTCGATGGCTCGCTAACGCATGATGGCTTTTGGGGCCGCGTCGCGGCCCATCGCGACGCAAGGCCGCTCCCACAAGGTACGGTGTACGCCATACCTTGTGGGAGCGGCCTTGCGTCGCGAAACGAGGGCAACGCCCTCGCCTCGCACAGTCTGAATCAGTCTTCCAGCAGCTCTTCGGCGGTGCCCAGGATGTTGTCCAGGGTGAAGCCGAATTCCTCGAACAGCGCGCTGGCCGGCGCCGACTCACCGTAGGTGGTCATGCCGATCACGCGACCTTCGAGGCCGACGTACTTGTACCAGAAGTCTGCATGAGCAGCTTCGATGGCGATGCGCGCACCGACTTGCAGCGGCAGTACCGACTGCTTGTAGGCGGCGTCCTGGGCGTCGAACACGCTGGTGCTCGGCATCGACACGACGCGGACCTTGCGGCCCTGCTCGGTCAGCTTGTCGAACGCCTGGACCGCCAGGCCCACTTCGGAACCGGTGGCGATCAGGATCAGCTCAGGCTCGCCGGCGCAGTCTTTCAGCACATAACCGCCACGGGCGATATCGGCGATCTGCTGGGCGTCGCGTGGCTGATGCTGCAGGTTCTGGCGCGAGAAGATCAGCGCCGACGGGCCATCCTTACGCTCCAGAGCGGCTTTCCAGGACACGGCGGACTCGACTGCGTCGGCCGGGCGCCAGGTGTCCAGGTTAGGGGTGCTGCGCAGGCTGGTCAGCTGCTCGATCGGCTGGTGGGTCGGG
This genomic stretch from Pseudomonas entomophila L48 harbors:
- the epd gene encoding erythrose-4-phosphate dehydrogenase — its product is MPHPRPYKVALNGYGRIGRCVLRALFERGAKAGFEIVALNDLADQASLEYLTRFDSTHGRFPGEVKVDGDCLHINGDCVKVLRSATPEGIDWAALGIDLVLECSGAYNSRADGQRFIDAGAPRVLFSQPMASEADVDATVVYGVNQDCLTGDELLVSNASCTTNCGVPLLRVLDQAFGIEYVQITTIHSAMNDQPVIDAYHHEDLRRTRSAFQSVIPVSTGLARGIERLLPELAGRIQAKAVRVPTVNVSCLDITLQTSRDTSTEEVNRVLREAALDGPLKGLLAYTELPHASCDFNHDPHSAIVDASQTRVSGPRLVNLLAWFDNEWGFANRMLDVAEHFLHVVHPTRTKQP
- a CDS encoding phosphoglycerate kinase encodes the protein MTVLKMTDLDLQGKRVLIREDLNVPVKDGVVTSDARILAALPTIKLALEKGAAVMVCSHLGRPTEGEFSEENSLKPVAAYLSKALGREVPLVADYLDGVEVKAGDLVLFENVRFNKGEKKNADELAQKYAALCDVFVMDAFGTAHRAEGSTHGVAKFAKVATAGPLLAAELDALGKALKAPAKPMAAIVAGSKVSTKLDVLNSLSTVCDQLIVGGGIANTFLAAAGHPVGKSLYEPDLVETAKAIAAKVSVPLPVDVVVAKAFAEDAEATVKAIADVAADDMILDIGPKTAEQFAELLKTSKTILWNGPVGVFEFDQFGNGTKVLAKAIADSAAFSIAGGGDTLAAIDKYGVGADISYISTGGGAFLEFVEGKVLPAVAILEERAKA